The Stigmatopora argus isolate UIUO_Sarg chromosome 23, RoL_Sarg_1.0, whole genome shotgun sequence genome contains a region encoding:
- the LOC144068871 gene encoding protein bicaudal D homolog 1-like isoform X2: MAAGGTGAGGCADTVEQCRAEVERLTRELAEANREKIRAAECGLAVLEENHGLKQQCAELEAEQEALRLELEQLQEVGSPGAFGQAHSTQRKVAEDGETNEETLLEESATREAYYTGRLLELQAEVKRWQATAANAKADQDHLGCLLQELRERNEMLELQRSRTREEIREYKFRESRLSQDYAELEEENISMQKLVSTLKQNQVEYEGLKHELKVLEEETDILEGQLQDALRLKDISDGHLDEALESLKSEREQKNHLRRELVHHLSTCDVAYTGSAHLTFGSAPPSGTATPTALLSPTSEDPARCNGHTQGAARVKTASGSANGEWRGARGKSEGVATSDLFSEMNLTEVQKLKQQLLKVEHENVALTTSLQESQTKLRHTRGALSEQRQKEAMPHGGEGVDEEKPRGKASWHQKKVASLEKSCQEGKEKICALEAELQAARLAAGDSRAALNAAQEELVTLSEELAQLYHHVCLCNNETPDRVMLDYYRHGRGLRSLCAGLKAASSDKSKVLLTPRLARRLATPTTPGESPSPSESPSKDPRSESGEPSEGRSGPSPPPWSPPGRSPSISASSSSSSSSSELRREPMNIYNLNAVVREQVKHLQGAVDKALQLSRQRAEARELSPLLDKDKERCLEEILKLQSLLSTKREQIATLRLLLQANKQTAEVALGNLKSKYEAEKSMVTDTMTKLRNELKALKEDAATFSSVRAMFATRCDEYVTQLDEMHRQLAAAEDEKKTLNSLLRMAIQQKLALTQRLEDLAFDQEQTQRNRGARLSRRKTRASLPTSASTSELAPDSAPVLAPSASSPSRLSAPANEPASSRAEAPAAAQNPPPSEDASSPRRRWTLGMRTFEAESPAFRMASPFPRNWAASRPGNPDVAGRPSPSPSWTYRSPFVGLKSSLWSSSARTRPLPRLTGTLGHHATPSSPHGYSPTYYSHSSHYTPLYPRHYSSYRPRP; the protein is encoded by the exons ATGGCCGCCGGGGGGACCGGCGCCGGAGGATGCGCCGACACGGTGGAACAGTGCCGCGCCGAGGTGGAGCGTCTGACCAGAGAGCTGGCGGAAGCCAACCGCGAGAAGATCCGCGCGGCCGAGTGCGGGCTGGCCGTCCTGGAGGAGAACCATGGCTTGAAGCAGCAATGTGCCGAGCTGGAGGCCGAGCAGGAGGCGCTACGGCTGGAGCTGGAGCAGCTGCAGGAGGTGGGCTCGCCAGGG GCGTTCGGGCAGGCTCACTCCACCCAGCGTAAGGTGGCCGAGGACGGCGAGACCAACGAGGAGACCCTTCTGGAGGAGTCGGCCACCAGGGAGGCCTACTACACCGGCCGCCTCCTGGAGCTCCAAGCCGAGGTCAAACGCTGGCAGGCCACCGCCGCCAACGCCAAGGCCGACCAAGACCACCTGGGCTGCCTGCTGCAGGAGCTCCGGGAG AGAAACGAGATGTTGGAGCTTCAGCGTAGCCGCACGCGAGAAGAAATCCGGGAGTACAAGTTTCGAGAATCGCGCCTCAGTCAGGACTACGCCGAGCTGGAAGAGGAGAACATCTCGATGCAGAAACTGGTTTCGACCCTCAAACAGAATCAG GTGGAATACGAAGGCTTGAAACACGAACTGAAGGTGTTGGAAGAGGAGACGGACATCCTGGAGGGCCAATTGCAGGACGCGCTCCGTTTGAAGGACATCTCGGACGGCCACCTGGACGAGGCTCTGGAGTCTCTGAAGAGCGAACGCGAGCAGAAGAACCACTTGCGGCGAGAGCTGGTCCACCATCTCAGCACGTGCGACGTGGCGTACACGGGAAGCGCGCACCTGACCTTCGGCTCCGCCCCGCCTAGCGGCACGGCCACGCCCACCGCGTTGCTGTCGCCGACCTCGGAAGATCCGGCGAG GTGCAACGGGCACACGCAAGGCGCCGCACGGGTAAAAACAGCCTCCGGATCAGCCAACGGAGAATGGCGAGGCGCTCGTGGGAAAAGCGAAGGGGTCGCCACGTCGGACCTGTTCAGCGAGATGAACCTGACGGAGGTCCAGAAGCTAAAGCAGCAACTGTTGAAG GTGGAGCATGAGAACGTAGCCCTGACGACCAGCTTGCAGGAATCCCAGACCAAGCTCCGGCACACTCGGGGGGCTCTTTCGGAACAACGGCAGAAG GAGGCGATGCCACACGGCGGAGAAGGCGTGGACGAGGAGAAGCCGAGAGGAAAAGCGTCGTGGCACCAGAAGAAGGTGGCCTCGCTGGAAAAGAGCTGCCAGGAGGGAAAAGAGAAG ATTTGCGCCCTGGAAGCCGAGTTGCAGGCGGCTCGGCTGGCGGCCGGCGACAGTCGGGCGGCTTTGAACGCCGCTCAAGAGGAACTGGTGACGCTGAGCGAGGAGCTGGCCCAGCTCTACCATCACGTCTGCCTGTGCAACAACGAGACGCCCGACCGCGTCATGCTGGACTACTACAG ACACGGCAGGGGACTCAGGAGCCTCTGCGCCGGTCTCAAAGCGGCGTCTTCCGACAAAAGCAAAGTTCTCCTCACGCCGCGCCTCGCCAGGAGACTGGCCACGCCCACCACTCCCGGGGAGTCGCCTAGCCCCTCCGAGTCCCCGTCCAAAGACCCCAGAAGCGAGAGCGGGGAGCCGAGCGAGGGCCGGTCGGGGCCGAGCCCGCCTCCCTGGAGCCCTCCCGGCCGCTCCCCCAGCATCAGCgcctcgtcgtcgtcctcgtcgtcgtcctcggAGCTGCGCAGGGAGCCCATGAACATCTACAACCTCAACGCCGTGGTCAGAGAGCAG GTCAAACATCTCCAGGGGGCCGTGGACAAGGCTCTGCAGTTGTCCAGGCAAAGAGCCGAGGCCAGGGAACTGTCTCCTTTGCTGGATAAGGACAAGGAACGCTGCTTGGAGGAGATCCTGAAGCTCCAATCTCTGCTCAGCACCAAGAGAGAGCAGATCGCCACTCTACGATTGCTTCTTCAAGCTAACAAACAG ACAGCAGAGGTCGCTCTTGGCAACTTGAAGAGCAAGTACGAGGCCGAGAAATCCATGGTCACGGACACCATGACAAAGCTGAGGAACGAGCTGAAGGCCTTAAAAGAAGACGCCGCCACCTTCTCCTCGGTTCGAGCCATGTTCGCCACCAG GTGCGACGAGTACGTCACCCAGCTGGACGAGATGCATAGGCAGTTGGCCGCGGCCGAGGACGAGAAGAAGACCTTGAACTCCCTCCTGAGGATGGCCATCCAGCAGAAACTGGCCCTCACCCAGCGCCTGGAGGACTTGGCCTTCGATCAGGAGCAGACGCAGCGAAACCGCGGGGCCAGACTTTCCCGCAGGAAGACCAGAGCCAGTCTCCCGACCTCGGCGTCCACCTCGGAGCTGGCGCCGGACTCTGCTCCGGTCCTGGCCCCCAGCGCTTCGTCCCCATCCCGCCTGAGCGCCCCCGCCAACGAGCCGGCCTCCTCCAGGGCCGAAGCTCCGGCGGCGGCGCAAAACCCTCCGCCCTCGGAGGACGCCTCCAGCCCCCGACGTCGGTGGACCCTGGGAATGCGGACGTTTGAGGCCGAGTCCCCCGCTTTCCGAATGGCTTCGCCCTTTCCCCGAAACTGGGCGGCTTCCAGACCGGGCAACCCGGATGTGGCCGGCAGGCCGAGCCCAAGTCCCTCTTGGACCTACCGCTCCCCTTTTGTGGGACTCAAGAGCTCATTGTGGAGTTCGTCCGCCCGAACCCGTCCTTTGCCCAGGCTGACGGGGACGTTGGGTCACCACGCGACGCCCTCGTCCCCCCACGGCTATTCCCCGACGTACTACAGCCACTCCAGCCACTACACCCCTTTGTACCCCAGGCACTACAGTTCCTATCGACCCCGACCCTGA
- the LOC144068871 gene encoding protein bicaudal D homolog 1-like isoform X4, with product MAAGGTGAGGCADTVEQCRAEVERLTRELAEANREKIRAAECGLAVLEENHGLKQQCAELEAEQEALRLELEQLQEAFGQAHSTQRKVAEDGETNEETLLEESATREAYYTGRLLELQAEVKRWQATAANAKADQDHLGCLLQELRERNEMLELQRSRTREEIREYKFRESRLSQDYAELEEENISMQKLVSTLKQNQVEYEGLKHELKVLEEETDILEGQLQDALRLKDISDGHLDEALESLKSEREQKNHLRRELVHHLSTCDVAYTGSAHLTFGSAPPSGTATPTALLSPTSEDPARCNGHTQGAARVKTASGSANGEWRGARGKSEGVATSDLFSEMNLTEVQKLKQQLLKVEHENVALTTSLQESQTKLRHTRGALSEQRQKEAMPHGGEGVDEEKPRGKASWHQKKVASLEKSCQEGKEKICALEAELQAARLAAGDSRAALNAAQEELVTLSEELAQLYHHVCLCNNETPDRVMLDYYRHGRGLRSLCAGLKAASSDKSKVLLTPRLARRLATPTTPGESPSPSESPSKDPRSESGEPSEGRSGPSPPPWSPPGRSPSISASSSSSSSSSELRREPMNIYNLNAVVREQVKHLQGAVDKALQLSRQRAEARELSPLLDKDKERCLEEILKLQSLLSTKREQIATLRLLLQANKQTAEVALGNLKSKYEAEKSMVTDTMTKLRNELKALKEDAATFSSVRAMFATRCDEYVTQLDEMHRQLAAAEDEKKTLNSLLRMAIQQKLALTQRLEDLAFDQEQTQRNRGARLSRRKTRASLPTSASTSELAPDSAPVLAPSASSPSRLSAPANEPASSRAEAPAAAQNPPPSEDASSPRRRWTLGMRTFEAESPAFRMASPFPRNWAASRPGNPDVAGRPSPSPSWTYRSPFVGLKSSLWSSSARTRPLPRLTGTLGHHATPSSPHGYSPTYYSHSSHYTPLYPRHYSSYRPRP from the exons ATGGCCGCCGGGGGGACCGGCGCCGGAGGATGCGCCGACACGGTGGAACAGTGCCGCGCCGAGGTGGAGCGTCTGACCAGAGAGCTGGCGGAAGCCAACCGCGAGAAGATCCGCGCGGCCGAGTGCGGGCTGGCCGTCCTGGAGGAGAACCATGGCTTGAAGCAGCAATGTGCCGAGCTGGAGGCCGAGCAGGAGGCGCTACGGCTGGAGCTGGAGCAGCTGCAGGAG GCGTTCGGGCAGGCTCACTCCACCCAGCGTAAGGTGGCCGAGGACGGCGAGACCAACGAGGAGACCCTTCTGGAGGAGTCGGCCACCAGGGAGGCCTACTACACCGGCCGCCTCCTGGAGCTCCAAGCCGAGGTCAAACGCTGGCAGGCCACCGCCGCCAACGCCAAGGCCGACCAAGACCACCTGGGCTGCCTGCTGCAGGAGCTCCGGGAG AGAAACGAGATGTTGGAGCTTCAGCGTAGCCGCACGCGAGAAGAAATCCGGGAGTACAAGTTTCGAGAATCGCGCCTCAGTCAGGACTACGCCGAGCTGGAAGAGGAGAACATCTCGATGCAGAAACTGGTTTCGACCCTCAAACAGAATCAG GTGGAATACGAAGGCTTGAAACACGAACTGAAGGTGTTGGAAGAGGAGACGGACATCCTGGAGGGCCAATTGCAGGACGCGCTCCGTTTGAAGGACATCTCGGACGGCCACCTGGACGAGGCTCTGGAGTCTCTGAAGAGCGAACGCGAGCAGAAGAACCACTTGCGGCGAGAGCTGGTCCACCATCTCAGCACGTGCGACGTGGCGTACACGGGAAGCGCGCACCTGACCTTCGGCTCCGCCCCGCCTAGCGGCACGGCCACGCCCACCGCGTTGCTGTCGCCGACCTCGGAAGATCCGGCGAG GTGCAACGGGCACACGCAAGGCGCCGCACGGGTAAAAACAGCCTCCGGATCAGCCAACGGAGAATGGCGAGGCGCTCGTGGGAAAAGCGAAGGGGTCGCCACGTCGGACCTGTTCAGCGAGATGAACCTGACGGAGGTCCAGAAGCTAAAGCAGCAACTGTTGAAG GTGGAGCATGAGAACGTAGCCCTGACGACCAGCTTGCAGGAATCCCAGACCAAGCTCCGGCACACTCGGGGGGCTCTTTCGGAACAACGGCAGAAG GAGGCGATGCCACACGGCGGAGAAGGCGTGGACGAGGAGAAGCCGAGAGGAAAAGCGTCGTGGCACCAGAAGAAGGTGGCCTCGCTGGAAAAGAGCTGCCAGGAGGGAAAAGAGAAG ATTTGCGCCCTGGAAGCCGAGTTGCAGGCGGCTCGGCTGGCGGCCGGCGACAGTCGGGCGGCTTTGAACGCCGCTCAAGAGGAACTGGTGACGCTGAGCGAGGAGCTGGCCCAGCTCTACCATCACGTCTGCCTGTGCAACAACGAGACGCCCGACCGCGTCATGCTGGACTACTACAG ACACGGCAGGGGACTCAGGAGCCTCTGCGCCGGTCTCAAAGCGGCGTCTTCCGACAAAAGCAAAGTTCTCCTCACGCCGCGCCTCGCCAGGAGACTGGCCACGCCCACCACTCCCGGGGAGTCGCCTAGCCCCTCCGAGTCCCCGTCCAAAGACCCCAGAAGCGAGAGCGGGGAGCCGAGCGAGGGCCGGTCGGGGCCGAGCCCGCCTCCCTGGAGCCCTCCCGGCCGCTCCCCCAGCATCAGCgcctcgtcgtcgtcctcgtcgtcgtcctcggAGCTGCGCAGGGAGCCCATGAACATCTACAACCTCAACGCCGTGGTCAGAGAGCAG GTCAAACATCTCCAGGGGGCCGTGGACAAGGCTCTGCAGTTGTCCAGGCAAAGAGCCGAGGCCAGGGAACTGTCTCCTTTGCTGGATAAGGACAAGGAACGCTGCTTGGAGGAGATCCTGAAGCTCCAATCTCTGCTCAGCACCAAGAGAGAGCAGATCGCCACTCTACGATTGCTTCTTCAAGCTAACAAACAG ACAGCAGAGGTCGCTCTTGGCAACTTGAAGAGCAAGTACGAGGCCGAGAAATCCATGGTCACGGACACCATGACAAAGCTGAGGAACGAGCTGAAGGCCTTAAAAGAAGACGCCGCCACCTTCTCCTCGGTTCGAGCCATGTTCGCCACCAG GTGCGACGAGTACGTCACCCAGCTGGACGAGATGCATAGGCAGTTGGCCGCGGCCGAGGACGAGAAGAAGACCTTGAACTCCCTCCTGAGGATGGCCATCCAGCAGAAACTGGCCCTCACCCAGCGCCTGGAGGACTTGGCCTTCGATCAGGAGCAGACGCAGCGAAACCGCGGGGCCAGACTTTCCCGCAGGAAGACCAGAGCCAGTCTCCCGACCTCGGCGTCCACCTCGGAGCTGGCGCCGGACTCTGCTCCGGTCCTGGCCCCCAGCGCTTCGTCCCCATCCCGCCTGAGCGCCCCCGCCAACGAGCCGGCCTCCTCCAGGGCCGAAGCTCCGGCGGCGGCGCAAAACCCTCCGCCCTCGGAGGACGCCTCCAGCCCCCGACGTCGGTGGACCCTGGGAATGCGGACGTTTGAGGCCGAGTCCCCCGCTTTCCGAATGGCTTCGCCCTTTCCCCGAAACTGGGCGGCTTCCAGACCGGGCAACCCGGATGTGGCCGGCAGGCCGAGCCCAAGTCCCTCTTGGACCTACCGCTCCCCTTTTGTGGGACTCAAGAGCTCATTGTGGAGTTCGTCCGCCCGAACCCGTCCTTTGCCCAGGCTGACGGGGACGTTGGGTCACCACGCGACGCCCTCGTCCCCCCACGGCTATTCCCCGACGTACTACAGCCACTCCAGCCACTACACCCCTTTGTACCCCAGGCACTACAGTTCCTATCGACCCCGACCCTGA
- the LOC144068871 gene encoding protein bicaudal D homolog 1-like isoform X3: MAAGGTGAGGCADTVEQCRAEVERLTRELAEANREKIRAAECGLAVLEENHGLKQQCAELEAEQEALRLELEQLQEAFGQAHSTQRKVAEDGETNEETLLEESATREAYYTGRLLELQAEVKRWQATAANAKADQDHLGCLLQELRERNEMLELQRSRTREEIREYKFRESRLSQDYAELEEENISMQKLVSTLKQNQVEYEGLKHELKVLEEETDILEGQLQDALRLKDISDGHLDEALESLKSEREQKNHLRRELVHHLSTCDVAYTGSAHLTFGSAPPSGTATPTALLSPTSEDPASARCNGHTQGAARVKTASGSANGEWRGARGKSEGVATSDLFSEMNLTEVQKLKQQLLKVEHENVALTTSLQESQTKLRHTRGALSEQRQKEAMPHGGEGVDEEKPRGKASWHQKKVASLEKSCQEGKEKICALEAELQAARLAAGDSRAALNAAQEELVTLSEELAQLYHHVCLCNNETPDRVMLDYYRHGRGLRSLCAGLKAASSDKSKVLLTPRLARRLATPTTPGESPSPSESPSKDPRSESGEPSEGRSGPSPPPWSPPGRSPSISASSSSSSSSSELRREPMNIYNLNAVVREQVKHLQGAVDKALQLSRQRAEARELSPLLDKDKERCLEEILKLQSLLSTKREQIATLRLLLQANKQTAEVALGNLKSKYEAEKSMVTDTMTKLRNELKALKEDAATFSSVRAMFATRCDEYVTQLDEMHRQLAAAEDEKKTLNSLLRMAIQQKLALTQRLEDLAFDQEQTQRNRGARLSRRKTRASLPTSASTSELAPDSAPVLAPSASSPSRLSAPANEPASSRAEAPAAAQNPPPSEDASSPRRRWTLGMRTFEAESPAFRMASPFPRNWAASRPGNPDVAGRPSPSPSWTYRSPFVGLKSSLWSSSARTRPLPRLTGTLGHHATPSSPHGYSPTYYSHSSHYTPLYPRHYSSYRPRP, translated from the exons ATGGCCGCCGGGGGGACCGGCGCCGGAGGATGCGCCGACACGGTGGAACAGTGCCGCGCCGAGGTGGAGCGTCTGACCAGAGAGCTGGCGGAAGCCAACCGCGAGAAGATCCGCGCGGCCGAGTGCGGGCTGGCCGTCCTGGAGGAGAACCATGGCTTGAAGCAGCAATGTGCCGAGCTGGAGGCCGAGCAGGAGGCGCTACGGCTGGAGCTGGAGCAGCTGCAGGAG GCGTTCGGGCAGGCTCACTCCACCCAGCGTAAGGTGGCCGAGGACGGCGAGACCAACGAGGAGACCCTTCTGGAGGAGTCGGCCACCAGGGAGGCCTACTACACCGGCCGCCTCCTGGAGCTCCAAGCCGAGGTCAAACGCTGGCAGGCCACCGCCGCCAACGCCAAGGCCGACCAAGACCACCTGGGCTGCCTGCTGCAGGAGCTCCGGGAG AGAAACGAGATGTTGGAGCTTCAGCGTAGCCGCACGCGAGAAGAAATCCGGGAGTACAAGTTTCGAGAATCGCGCCTCAGTCAGGACTACGCCGAGCTGGAAGAGGAGAACATCTCGATGCAGAAACTGGTTTCGACCCTCAAACAGAATCAG GTGGAATACGAAGGCTTGAAACACGAACTGAAGGTGTTGGAAGAGGAGACGGACATCCTGGAGGGCCAATTGCAGGACGCGCTCCGTTTGAAGGACATCTCGGACGGCCACCTGGACGAGGCTCTGGAGTCTCTGAAGAGCGAACGCGAGCAGAAGAACCACTTGCGGCGAGAGCTGGTCCACCATCTCAGCACGTGCGACGTGGCGTACACGGGAAGCGCGCACCTGACCTTCGGCTCCGCCCCGCCTAGCGGCACGGCCACGCCCACCGCGTTGCTGTCGCCGACCTCGGAAGATCCGGCGAG CGCTAGGTGCAACGGGCACACGCAAGGCGCCGCACGGGTAAAAACAGCCTCCGGATCAGCCAACGGAGAATGGCGAGGCGCTCGTGGGAAAAGCGAAGGGGTCGCCACGTCGGACCTGTTCAGCGAGATGAACCTGACGGAGGTCCAGAAGCTAAAGCAGCAACTGTTGAAG GTGGAGCATGAGAACGTAGCCCTGACGACCAGCTTGCAGGAATCCCAGACCAAGCTCCGGCACACTCGGGGGGCTCTTTCGGAACAACGGCAGAAG GAGGCGATGCCACACGGCGGAGAAGGCGTGGACGAGGAGAAGCCGAGAGGAAAAGCGTCGTGGCACCAGAAGAAGGTGGCCTCGCTGGAAAAGAGCTGCCAGGAGGGAAAAGAGAAG ATTTGCGCCCTGGAAGCCGAGTTGCAGGCGGCTCGGCTGGCGGCCGGCGACAGTCGGGCGGCTTTGAACGCCGCTCAAGAGGAACTGGTGACGCTGAGCGAGGAGCTGGCCCAGCTCTACCATCACGTCTGCCTGTGCAACAACGAGACGCCCGACCGCGTCATGCTGGACTACTACAG ACACGGCAGGGGACTCAGGAGCCTCTGCGCCGGTCTCAAAGCGGCGTCTTCCGACAAAAGCAAAGTTCTCCTCACGCCGCGCCTCGCCAGGAGACTGGCCACGCCCACCACTCCCGGGGAGTCGCCTAGCCCCTCCGAGTCCCCGTCCAAAGACCCCAGAAGCGAGAGCGGGGAGCCGAGCGAGGGCCGGTCGGGGCCGAGCCCGCCTCCCTGGAGCCCTCCCGGCCGCTCCCCCAGCATCAGCgcctcgtcgtcgtcctcgtcgtcgtcctcggAGCTGCGCAGGGAGCCCATGAACATCTACAACCTCAACGCCGTGGTCAGAGAGCAG GTCAAACATCTCCAGGGGGCCGTGGACAAGGCTCTGCAGTTGTCCAGGCAAAGAGCCGAGGCCAGGGAACTGTCTCCTTTGCTGGATAAGGACAAGGAACGCTGCTTGGAGGAGATCCTGAAGCTCCAATCTCTGCTCAGCACCAAGAGAGAGCAGATCGCCACTCTACGATTGCTTCTTCAAGCTAACAAACAG ACAGCAGAGGTCGCTCTTGGCAACTTGAAGAGCAAGTACGAGGCCGAGAAATCCATGGTCACGGACACCATGACAAAGCTGAGGAACGAGCTGAAGGCCTTAAAAGAAGACGCCGCCACCTTCTCCTCGGTTCGAGCCATGTTCGCCACCAG GTGCGACGAGTACGTCACCCAGCTGGACGAGATGCATAGGCAGTTGGCCGCGGCCGAGGACGAGAAGAAGACCTTGAACTCCCTCCTGAGGATGGCCATCCAGCAGAAACTGGCCCTCACCCAGCGCCTGGAGGACTTGGCCTTCGATCAGGAGCAGACGCAGCGAAACCGCGGGGCCAGACTTTCCCGCAGGAAGACCAGAGCCAGTCTCCCGACCTCGGCGTCCACCTCGGAGCTGGCGCCGGACTCTGCTCCGGTCCTGGCCCCCAGCGCTTCGTCCCCATCCCGCCTGAGCGCCCCCGCCAACGAGCCGGCCTCCTCCAGGGCCGAAGCTCCGGCGGCGGCGCAAAACCCTCCGCCCTCGGAGGACGCCTCCAGCCCCCGACGTCGGTGGACCCTGGGAATGCGGACGTTTGAGGCCGAGTCCCCCGCTTTCCGAATGGCTTCGCCCTTTCCCCGAAACTGGGCGGCTTCCAGACCGGGCAACCCGGATGTGGCCGGCAGGCCGAGCCCAAGTCCCTCTTGGACCTACCGCTCCCCTTTTGTGGGACTCAAGAGCTCATTGTGGAGTTCGTCCGCCCGAACCCGTCCTTTGCCCAGGCTGACGGGGACGTTGGGTCACCACGCGACGCCCTCGTCCCCCCACGGCTATTCCCCGACGTACTACAGCCACTCCAGCCACTACACCCCTTTGTACCCCAGGCACTACAGTTCCTATCGACCCCGACCCTGA